In Verrucomicrobiota bacterium, the following proteins share a genomic window:
- a CDS encoding SpoIIE family protein phosphatase codes for MIGNPQKVAPDILNQVTWERDAYRGLVEISGIINSEENFETLLQKVLDIAKKVIGAEASTLWLEDSEGGGLIMRATSVQKTITGQVGVLRIPKGKGVSGWSYEHHQSVLVKDCQNDPRFYKDADKKTGFVTRSLLTAPLISHGKCIGVIQALNPGEKDFFDEYELPVFEGYAKIVATAIENARLKEAEMSNLRTQQELQVASDIQANFLPDKLYSGAFCEVAVLYESARAVGGDFYDFFEINEDVICAVIGDVSGKGVPASLLMAQTLTQIRMLSRYCKTPQEVLESTNEAFSEQRTNGLFVTAICAFYHRALNQITLANAGHHDPLLVTSETATLVKTESGIPLGVLSGSVYPQTTVTIRPGESLIFYSDGLPESRNEQSEEFGLEKIMGLLPDKAFCAKAMIDLIDKELKRFSGKAPQHDDLTVFITRANETLEKGRRFAVPCEPAQFAGIREFVRRSAACAGFDEMAVGQIVLALDEAVTNVYRHGYGECDGNEIRLFIHKEGDSCFFEIEDDATCVDPAKFKSRDIDDIRPGGLGVYLITSVMDEVQLVQSGENNGNRLIMKKRVSGGE; via the coding sequence ATGATAGGTAATCCTCAAAAAGTCGCACCGGATATTTTGAATCAGGTTACGTGGGAAAGGGATGCCTATCGGGGGTTGGTCGAGATTAGCGGGATCATCAATAGCGAAGAAAATTTCGAGACATTACTCCAAAAGGTCTTGGATATCGCTAAAAAGGTGATCGGTGCCGAGGCCTCGACCCTCTGGCTTGAAGACTCTGAAGGCGGCGGATTGATCATGCGTGCCACATCAGTCCAGAAAACCATTACTGGTCAGGTCGGAGTGCTCCGCATCCCTAAAGGCAAAGGGGTGTCCGGATGGAGTTATGAGCATCACCAATCGGTCTTGGTCAAGGATTGTCAGAATGACCCGCGTTTTTATAAGGACGCCGACAAAAAAACGGGGTTTGTAACGCGCTCGCTTTTGACTGCCCCATTGATTTCACACGGGAAATGTATCGGGGTCATCCAGGCTTTGAACCCCGGGGAAAAAGATTTTTTTGATGAATATGAGCTGCCGGTTTTTGAGGGATACGCAAAGATAGTGGCCACGGCTATCGAGAACGCCCGGCTCAAAGAAGCCGAAATGAGCAATTTGCGCACGCAACAGGAGCTGCAAGTCGCCAGTGACATCCAGGCAAATTTTTTACCGGATAAATTATATTCCGGTGCCTTCTGTGAGGTGGCTGTTTTGTATGAATCCGCACGGGCTGTGGGTGGGGATTTTTATGATTTTTTCGAGATTAATGAGGATGTTATTTGTGCGGTGATCGGGGACGTGTCGGGTAAAGGGGTGCCGGCCTCCCTCCTGATGGCGCAGACACTCACACAAATCAGGATGCTATCCCGTTATTGTAAAACTCCTCAAGAGGTTTTGGAATCGACAAATGAAGCTTTCTCGGAGCAACGCACAAACGGGCTTTTTGTTACGGCTATTTGTGCATTTTATCACCGCGCCCTTAATCAAATCACATTAGCAAATGCCGGACATCACGATCCGCTTCTTGTCACGTCCGAGACTGCGACACTGGTAAAAACAGAGTCGGGCATTCCTTTAGGGGTACTGTCCGGCTCAGTGTATCCGCAGACGACGGTGACGATCAGGCCGGGTGAATCTTTGATCTTTTATTCAGACGGATTACCGGAGTCCCGTAATGAACAGAGCGAGGAGTTTGGCCTTGAAAAAATCATGGGACTGCTGCCCGATAAGGCATTTTGCGCGAAAGCGATGATCGATTTAATCGATAAGGAATTAAAACGATTCTCGGGGAAAGCACCCCAGCACGACGACCTGACCGTTTTTATTACGAGGGCTAATGAAACCTTAGAAAAGGGCCGCCGGTTTGCCGTGCCCTGTGAGCCTGCGCAATTTGCAGGCATCCGTGAGTTTGTGAGGCGCTCAGCCGCATGCGCGGGGTTTGACGAGATGGCAGTGGGCCAGATCGTATTGGCCTTGGATGAGGCGGTGACAAATGTTTACCGGCATGGATACGGCGAATGTGATGGGAATGAAATACGTCTTTTTATCCATAAAGAAGGGGACTCCTGCTTCTTTGAAATCGAGGATGATGCCACCTGCGTGGATCCGGCGAAATTCAAATCCCGGGATATCGATGATATACGCCCGGGTGGATTAGGGGTATATCTGATCACGTCAGTCATGGATGAGGTGCAGTTAGTGCAGTCAGGCGAGAATAACGGAAACCGACTCATCATGAAAAAAAGAGTATCCGGGGGCGAATAA
- a CDS encoding MlaD family protein codes for MEKTKLNLIKSGVLTIIAFMIVVCGIYVIGQVTSEPQQDVRFSFDFANSLDDGAPVRVSGVHAGKVVSVRLLTADELRASGFKVKRVEVTARINKNIFIPKDSTGSITAAGLLSEKYLEISPGNYDAGQATVADVMTGRDPISLDQMLADTQATVKTLDDSLKNISVITAQVNQDLPGIITGLDKLIGNADKLTTQADGLVGKANGVIGNNEQNLRDLLKNLENASVNLKYLSRMLAERPWKMLLPAFPNQVPSDSTPVDKNQVKSGSIPKR; via the coding sequence ATGGAAAAGACAAAACTGAATTTAATCAAATCAGGCGTTCTGACAATTATCGCATTTATGATCGTGGTCTGCGGCATATACGTGATCGGGCAGGTGACCTCCGAACCGCAACAGGATGTCCGATTTTCTTTTGACTTTGCAAATTCCTTAGATGACGGGGCTCCAGTGCGGGTGTCGGGTGTCCACGCGGGCAAAGTCGTGAGTGTCAGGCTGCTGACCGCCGATGAGCTGCGTGCTTCGGGATTTAAGGTCAAACGTGTCGAGGTAACCGCTAGGATCAATAAAAATATTTTTATTCCCAAAGACTCCACCGGTTCCATTACCGCTGCCGGATTGCTCAGTGAAAAGTATCTCGAGATATCTCCGGGGAATTATGATGCAGGACAAGCAACAGTGGCCGATGTCATGACAGGAAGAGATCCTATTTCCCTTGATCAAATGCTGGCGGATACTCAGGCGACGGTCAAAACACTGGATGATTCCCTGAAAAATATTTCGGTCATCACGGCACAGGTGAATCAAGACTTGCCCGGGATCATTACAGGTTTGGATAAACTCATTGGTAATGCTGACAAATTAACAACGCAAGCCGATGGGTTGGTGGGTAAAGCAAACGGGGTCATCGGGAATAATGAACAAAACCTGAGGGATTTACTCAAAAACCTCGAGAATGCCTCGGTAAACCTCAAATACCTCAGTCGGATGCTTGCCGAGCGCCCTTGGAAAATGCTTTTACCTGCATTTCCAAACCAAGTACCGTCGGATTCCACTCCGGTTGATAAAAATCAGGTGAAATCCGGAAGTATCCCTAAACGTTAA
- a CDS encoding ABC transporter ATP-binding protein: MSQPEYMIEVDGLVKEFSGRRVLDGINLKVPRGKIVIIMGGSGCGKSTLLKHLIGSHKPNSGSIRLFGKDINQISENEFNLIRKKFGILFQSAALFNSMTVGENIALPLLEHGDLDANVVDIVVKMKLEMVGLTGFENLLPSEISGGMKKRVGLARAIALDPQLLFCDEPTAGLDPIMTAVVDELTRDLCKKLGMTAVVVTHDMASAFRIGDVMIMLHKGKVIAQGSPDEIRQMMNDGTSPIMKQFVNGEADGPIPFRQSSDNYLKSMLGD; the protein is encoded by the coding sequence ATGAGTCAACCTGAATACATGATCGAAGTCGACGGGCTCGTTAAAGAGTTCAGCGGCCGCCGTGTGCTTGACGGGATCAACCTGAAAGTGCCGCGCGGCAAAATCGTGATTATCATGGGGGGCAGTGGCTGTGGAAAGTCTACCCTCTTGAAACATTTGATCGGTAGCCACAAACCTAATTCCGGATCGATCAGGCTCTTCGGCAAAGATATTAATCAGATATCCGAAAATGAATTTAACTTGATCCGGAAAAAATTTGGCATCCTTTTCCAGAGTGCAGCCCTTTTTAACTCGATGACCGTCGGCGAAAATATCGCATTACCTTTGCTCGAGCATGGTGACCTTGACGCGAATGTGGTGGATATCGTGGTAAAGATGAAACTTGAAATGGTGGGGTTGACCGGATTCGAAAACCTCCTGCCCAGTGAAATATCCGGGGGAATGAAAAAACGGGTCGGCTTGGCACGTGCCATCGCATTAGACCCCCAATTACTCTTCTGTGATGAGCCCACAGCAGGCTTGGATCCGATCATGACGGCTGTTGTCGACGAGCTCACCCGTGATTTGTGTAAAAAGCTCGGCATGACGGCTGTAGTGGTGACCCATGACATGGCCAGTGCTTTCCGGATTGGTGACGTGATGATCATGCTTCACAAAGGTAAGGTGATCGCGCAAGGTTCGCCCGATGAGATCCGCCAGATGATGAATGACGGGACGAGCCCGATTATGAAACAATTCGTCAATGGTGAGGCCGACGGGCCGATTCCTTTCCGGCAGTCCAGTGATAATTATTTAAAATCGATGTTGGGAGACTAA